Below is a window of Electrophorus electricus isolate fEleEle1 chromosome 1, fEleEle1.pri, whole genome shotgun sequence DNA.
attgctCTATATTAACTGCAAAATCAATTTAAGAGAAGTATAGACAAACGAATGCaaacaaaatggctttttttcaTATTGTCCTTTCAAAGAGTTGTTGATGGTGGACGTTTATCCCTAATGGTGCCCTAAGCCCTGCAGTCCGCAAAGTCCACAATTGGGTGATGTCCACaatgtacaaatgtataatATGCAAGTCCTCAAAATCGCTTGATTTGAAAGCATGCGTGTGGGACAGACTTTAATATTATGAAAATTACATGAGGCAGCctgttgtttttactgtagtGCTTGCATTACTTAATTAACAATCCATAACAACTAATAAGACAATACGTTAGTAGAGAAATACATTTAACTCACATAAAGACGTAGCTAGTTTCTCAAAACTTCATATTGACCTGGACCATCACCCCAGCAAAGATAGGTTTTTATCtaccatttatttacatttattgttaattaaaagttatttttaaacttaTATATTAGCCGTTAATGAGTCATTTGGCGTGCCATTTGGAGATTTAAAAAGTCgtatcacaaaaatataaaaatattttattcttatcACAGTgattaacaataacaaaaacaacaacaaaataacaacaacaataataataattcacgCTTGTATTgttaacaattattattatattattgctTAGCGGTTCTCCGAGTGTCACTAGAAGAGATTTCGTTTATGATTTTAGCTACTTCTTCCCAGGCCAGTATAATGTCATAAGGCCTGGGATGTCTACTTTCCGTATCATAAACTTTGGCGTAGCGACTCTGTACTTCCCAGCCAAGTATGTCTGTTTCCTCagtctgtgatttttttttctctggcgCTGCCGTTCCTGGAAGTCCACCGCATCGCTCAAACTCTGCTTTTAAAGGAAATCAGAGGCGTTATTCCGATTTGATTGGCACGCCTAACCACACCTGTTGATCGTGTATAACCCAACCTCTTTTTGTAATTGCGGAGCGGTGCGCTGGATTAGTGCCTATGTCGCCGGTCATGACCATAGACTGTCTATAGTCATGACAGTTCCACTCGCACACGTGTATCTGCACCTCAGTCTTGCGCCTTGTTCTGCTCTTGTGCTGAGTCCACAAAAATAGAGCCTCTAACGGGGCGCGCAATAAGTCTTTTTGATTCAAATGTTTTCTCAGGTCCCATTTTCAGGTTTATTTACTCGGAATAGAATACTTCTATGTGCGAAATTACTTATCTTAAATCTTATTTGTAAGTTAATACAAGTCTAGTTTATTTTACTCTATCGTATTATAAAAGGAAATGCTACTCTGTTGTTAAAGGAAAGCGTCTATAACTAAACcgtgtttttaaatgtctggCCCCTAGAGGGAGTCCAGAATATAATTTATCTTTCCGTCTTTACCTGGGTTGTTTTCTGAATGACAGACCTTTTGCACCGTTGGTGGCAAATCACATAACACATGTATGCACTGAACTATATTTTCACTAGCGATGACAATCTTTATTTTCACAGTCGCTGTTTACAtcaattattatttcatatggCCATGTGCTTAAAGTTTATGTGCCATAAAAATTTGTGTAGATCCCTACTTATGAAATAACAGATATGCATGAACCAGCAAGAATAAAGTGGCTCATTTCACAAAGCACAGTGTCCAGAGGCAAGCATTCCTTTTCACATGTAGATTATATAGCAATCAAGATATACAAAAAGAAATATCCTGATCATTTCCATTCATATACACTAACACATCACATACAGTTGAACCAtgaaaataatgtgtaatatacaATGCACTCAATGACCTCTTTATCTTATATGGTAGAATACTACTCAGACTGACAGCCTGTTGTGCTACCGTATATACAGAAGCATGCTTGTCCATATATACAGTAACAGACTATAACACATTAGCTGGATTACGTTCAGTGGTTTTcagttaggacactagagtaaTGAATAATGAGAGATAAGCCTTATTCTTTAGCTCAGCAGAGCAACCAGCCACAGCCAAACTATGAACATGGCTTAACTGTACTGAAATGAAactatacattattattaactgtagtacaatataaaaatatgttcagCAACACTCAAATGTAAACCCATATTGTGGGTTATGGAACCTTTTATTGGACAGTGGCAAAAAAGCAAATCCAACCTAAACagaaaaaagcaataaacaaaaccacaacaagAACTTCTACCTAGAAGAACAGTAAAATCAAAACATTGAACACAAGCCCATCTGTAAGATTCACTAAGTTAAAAAGGGGTACCATGTACTGTTACAATAAAAGAaggtggtatttttattttggatttccCATTCGAATAGCACACAGTCAAAAACTTTGAAATGTCAAACCTACAGTAGCTGGGAAACTATGAATTTCAAAaatgcaactcttttctttgcATTAGCAAAACAGCTCCTGAGATATTGTTAACCATGGACTAAGATGCTTTTGAGAAAGTCGGACGGCACTCTTTAGCCAACTGTGAATCAGATCTTGACTGACTCCCTGTGTGGAATTTGAGGTCTGAGAGGTAAGAGAGACGCTTTACGCGTGGATCCAGGCAGCTGATGCCTCCCTGTCTCCCCCTCCTCATTTAAGCAGAGATGGGCTCACTGCATGTGTGACTAGCAGACTCATGCCTGAGATGCACATGTGTCACCTTGGGCGCTTCCCTCCATAGGTCATTCAGGCTGTGGGGAGCTGGAACCCCAGGAAAAGAGGCTGGGAAATCGATACCCGGAATCCCTCCTCCCAGGGTCGGGAAGGGTGAGTGTCTCCGGGGCCGACTTTTTCCGCGGCCTGTCCTTGGGAACGGAGAGGAAGTCTGGAGCCTCTGTGGagagtggggtggagggggcacTAGAGGGCCCGCCCCGGGCACATGCCGGCAGAGGGGTCTCACTGATGGAGATAGCTGGGGGAAAGGTGCCCAGTTTCTTATTGGTGGCCTCCTGAGTGGCACGTTCGtactccctcacctcctccatcgTCATGTCTTTAAGAGGAGACAAAAAGTTCTCTTAGTCAACTGCTGAAGCAGTCCAAGCTCCCTGGAGAGTTTTTTGTAAACACTAATAAGCAATCTAGAAGGGATGGCGGTTTATGTTCATGCGTGATGCTGATAAATGCAAAAGAATCATGGCATTGTTTGGTGATGTTCTGTCTGGAAGTTTGGAAGCCAGACTAGAGGAACAAATAAATGATGTAGTGAATGTTGCCCATGGTGCCCACATGATTCAGTgcacaaaggaaacaaacactGACATCTTTTCTAGCAGAACATGATGGTAGGGCTAAACAGTCACTGAGACAAACAGGAGCAGaaaaaactacattaaaaagtgaacaaaagaaCTCCTTCGTGCCGTATTATGTGGTAGATAATTTGAATCCTGTCATGAGCATTATGCGAAATAATACCAAACAGAATCACAAATACTTGATACAACAGAGTCCTCAAATTTTCATTCAACATACCAATCCACTCGTCCACCCAAGCAAAGGCCTGTCTGTGACCAAGTGACAGTACGTCCCTTATCAccttgagagagagggagagagacagggatagaAACGAAGAGAAAACCACTGGTTTGGAATAGTGTCATCATTAGCTCCCACCAACACAAAGACAAGGATTAGGATAAATAGGAGTCACTGCGAGAAGTGGTTGGGTGCACAGGAGGAAATAGATTCTTGCAAGGACAAGCAGTGTTGGGGAACAGTGGGGCAGGGGTCTTCGGCAAGCAGTGATGGGGACccgtgggggaggggccatcGGCAAGCAGTGTTCGGGaacagtgggggaggggccaagGGCAAGCAGTGTTGGGGAACAGTGGGGCAGGGGTCTTCGGCAAGCAGTGATGGGGACccgtgggggaggggccatcGGCAAGCAGTGTTCGGGaacagtgggggaggggccaagGGCAAGCAGTGTTGGGGaacagtgggggaggggccatcGGCAAGCAGTGTTGGGGAccggtgggggaggggccatcGGGTGCAAGGACAGGTGTGACATTTGTAACCAAATGAGGAGAGAAAGACCTTGTGCACAAACTGCTCGACGCGCGTCTGCAGACCCCACACCTCGAACTTAACCTTCACCAGCTTGTAGGAGCACATGATGGGGTCCTGGGTGTCCCTCCAGCCTTCCTGCAGCAAACCCCGCGCCGTCTTCTCTGACTTAAAGCAGCGCGGGTCCTACGGAAGAGTGTTCGAACACTGCGGAATTGGCATAGGAACAGTTCCCTCCTGCGAGTCCGCCTCCTTCCATCTGGATCAATACAATTACCGCCTCATAAGTCTCGGTCGGGCTTCTGCCTGCATTGCACCCACTCTCTAGTTGCATATGGATTTCTTTGGTTGCTCTGATGATGTATCTCGCAGCATACTGTCATCCAGCTCCTTCCACAGGATGTATACACCGCATGACACTGATTTATAATTAATGGTAATGTTGATAGGAAGGCATTTGTGGGATAACTCGTGCAGTGTGGCACAATAGGAGGTCCCTCTTTATCCTTGTCTCACACACCGCCATTAATGAGCCATTTTCTTTTAAGCTAATGAGCCCCACTCGCACTTTAGGGAGGAGTTGTTTGAGACGTAATCACTGTAATCACTTGAATAACTTATTTTATATAGGCAGGAAGGATAAAAGAAAGATGTCTGGGTTCTTTTAGAGAATTTAAGAGCAGCACTGCTTTTTGGTGCATCAATATGACAATAATCTTCTAAATGAAATCGACatcatacatttgttttgtatggTATCTGATGCTGCTGCTGAAAGATATCTTCATTATTTTCTGTATAATGTTTGGAaagatgtgggtgtgtgtacattacCAAACACAACTGATCAGAGCAGATTCTGGGCATAtgtaaacaaaaccaaaggTTTGAAAAGCAGATGAAAACAAGATAGTGATTAGAGTATTCAGTGATATAAAAGCTGTTTCTGTCACCGATTTACTCTTTGTAAATACCAAGTGGAAGCCAGGCAGAATGACTTCAACCTCAACCTTTTCAGTACTAATTTTTCATTAATGTACCTTTGTGCTACTGTACCAATGCAGTGATGCCCTTTAAAAAGACCTTTCAGAGAGTCTGTGAAAgaacattttgtaatatttttttccagtttttctaATGACATCTGTAAGAGCACAGAGTAGGATTAATGAACGATCTCCAACCTTTTAGAAAGGGATAAAGGAATAAAAGCAATAAACCAATGCTGCATCTATAATTTTTAAGGGGGAGACGAATGTAGCCCATGCAAAAGAGCACTCTGCACCATCAGTTTACTTGCACATCAGATATCGACAAAGCTTTTACAGTGTCTCCTATGAGGAGTTACACTTCCTGAAGTTTTGGCAATAATTCAGTGCATTAGAAATATAATGCAGATAATAAAAAGATCAGCAAAGACACTAAAACTGAAccaggagtgagtgagtgccaTGATCTAATAGCAGTTGGATGTGTTTGTCAGTAAGATGTGCTGAAGCATGTCTGGGCAGAATGGCGAGCCTTGAAAGATCATTTCAGAGTCTAATAACAGGCCATGGCTTAGTCTGTCCCACCCATCCATACTgcccttcacacacagagagagaggcagggtgagagagagcagtctTCAGGACTGTGACACTATGATGACAGAGGTGATGGCTAATAGCTAACTGAACTGCTAGTATAAGCTGCAAGGAAGCTGACTCCAAAGGGTAACGTATAAAgctgttgtgatgtgatgtgatgtatatgtgtttgtgtttttttgtttgtgtgtgtgtgtgtgtgtgtgtgtgtgtgtgtgtatgacagtaaTGAGCACCACCAGTGTCTGGGATGACAGATCAAACCCAGCTACCCATTAAAGAGAAAGTGATTGTTACTGTTTACGACAGTAGCAGCCAGGTGGTCTCAGAGATTAGCAAAAAGAAAACCTTGCAAAAACTAGAGATGATATAATAGAAAGACTAGATAATAGAACTAAAAGATTAGATACCCAAAAGACTAGATAATAGAACTAAGATTAGATACCCAAAAGATTAGATAATAGAACTAAGATTAGATACACAAAAGACTAGATAATAGAACTAAGATTAGATACCCAAAAGACTAGATAATAGAACTAAAAGATTAGATACCCAAAAGACTAGATAATAGAAACTAGAGAGCACTTAAATTGTGATCAAGCAAACTATCATATTCACTAATGCAGGATCACAGCAAAGTGCATGGCCCATGGATCTAGGATCAACAGCCCCATGctcatataaatgtatttattaggaTATGAAAGGCAGAAACGGACCCCAGATTAGTAAGATTACTTTGAAAGGTTCAGTACTGATGTCCCATCTGATGTCCCATCTCTTACCTCTGACTCTTTGTAGTAGCGCTCAGGGATTTCATCATATGCAATGTCAATAAAACACACCTCAGTGTCCTCATCTCTGGGGTCATCAAAAATCTGAAGCAATAAGagtagagggaaaaaacaaTTTCTCTGTAAAGCAGCACCGCACTTTCAGAATGTGTGGGCTATTGGTTTAAAATTACCAGCATTCTCATGTTTGATATAGTCATAATCAGATGTTTGCCGTCATGTGCTGTTGTATTCATGATTCATAGCATATTTTGGAATCCTTTATTTGCCAGGGTgggaaacaataataaaacatgtgACATTAAAGTATTGGTAGCGTCCATACAAGGAACAGTTCTCATTCTGGCCACTAGGAGGAGCTCTGGGTTTCTGGCTTTGGGACTGAGTGCGCAAGTACGTTGAAGTGGATATATTGCATAAGGTCGAGATGTCTCACTCCCGCTTTTGCTCATTTTGAGCCTCCGGAGTGTTCAGAGGCTAACAAAAGCTTTAAAGGTTTAGAGAGCTTCTCTGCATCAAAGAATCTGCGGCGAACGCTCACATGCAAATGCTCTCGCCTGTCAGCGACAGTCGTCTGTGAGAGTTTATGAGAAACTGGAGATCCTGTCAGTGCGGCTCAACAGCAACGCACTGCAGTCACATAGGAAAATGTATGAGTAGGGGCTCAGTAAGTATTTGATCAGGATAAAGTggggacagagaaggagagggaatacaaggaggaggagatggatgGGGAACGGGAGATTAGGACCTTCTGATGAAAACAACGTGGCAGGGAGTCGAAGAATGAGGCTCCTTAAAAGAGCATGTGAAATATGAGCATGTGAAAAAGGAGGCTGTAAGACAAGGAAAATGTAGGTGTGGAAATTATACAGGGGGGCAGACAGCTTAAGAATAAATAACAGGCAGTCCGAGATAGAGGCACAGCCATTAATCGCGTAATTCACCTCCACCCTACTCACTTATCCAGACCCTCAGAGCTCTTGCTCTTATTATGAGGTGTTATAGGTCTTATGAAATGTTGCACGCACACTGACAGAGAAATACAGCTGGAAATGCAGTGGAGTGATACAATCATAACAACTGCGAGGGGCTCTCGAGCGGATTGCCCTCATAGTCCCAGCAGCCTCGCCCCCGAACTTAGAGCCTGGCACACAGCGGCACAGCAGGACCCTGGGGAAGGCGgagctagggtcagggttaggacATACTCTCGTGTTAGAGGCAGGAGGTGACAGCAGACAGATGCCTACAGCACTCAGATCTCCACAAGGACAACGCGCATTGGACAACAACAGGTGCAGCTGCACCGGCCTCCAGAAGGCTGGCACTGCTGACTTGGCAGAACATCTGCCGTGGGCCTGCAGACCCCGGTGCTCGGAGCAGCGGGCGATGCGCGGAAATCTGGCCGCTAGCAGACGTTGCCAGCTGAATACTGACTTCAGCAACGCTGAAAATGTTTAGCGAAGGGTAAGACCAGGTGTGAAGCCCCGTTAGAGGTGATGCTGTCAAGAGAGCTCGTTCTTAAGGATTCTGTGTGGCAGGTGTTTCAGTAACCTCACTATGTCTACAAAGAGAAGGCAATATGTTAAGATAGGTTAAGGTAGATCACGCGTTCAAAAGCCTGCCTCCGCCTCAGATGGATGGGGAAGAGGGTGGACAGCAGAGCGCTGGTGTGTGCGGGATGTGCGGAGGTTGGGGGTACGGAGGTGCCATATTAGGTGCTTCGGCATTAAGTGCAGAACACCTCCTTCAGGCCTGTTTGTTCAACCCACATGCGTTACTTGATGCAGGGAGATACAATACTTGTGGCATTACCTGAGGACTGATGCCTCCTCAAGTAACACAACAAGTGCCAGCCAGCGAGCAGTGATGCTCGAGGGGTGAATACAGAGGGCTGGTGCTTCAGCTGTGGCACTGAGGCTGAAGGAGGTCCCAGTATTGCCACTATAGAGTAGGGACGCATAATGAACTCAGCATCAGTGAGCATGTGTACCCAGGGTCTGACCATAGCATGCCAGACAGTTCTTTAGTCTACAAAATGCTCCATAGCCATGGAGCCTATCAGTTTGGAGGAGGCCAGAAGATTCACCTCAAACTCCCAGACACTAGATAATGAATAATTCTGGGGATTTGGTACTGTCCTACTCACTGTGATAGTTTCCATAGCAATACCATAGGTGCAATatctttcaaatattaaaagaaaGCAAAGTGTTCTTTCAATATTTATTGAATTATGAGCAAACACCTCAGACCTAAGGCaattttttcatatttcacttTCTGTGACTTTTCATGAAGTCATAGTTTTCATAGTAAACAGGGGTCAGCATAAGTTTTTAAGGTATGTGGTATAAATGGATTCATCACATTCATCACTCTGTATAGTGAGACTACCACTTacaatagatatatatatataaacacacacacaaaaccacagctaCTTACTCACATTGTCATTGATGCCATTGTTGTCTTCATACTTTGTCTCTATGTGGATGGAGAACTTTGGCAAAAAGGAGCACTGAAAAAATATGAATTGAAAGCAGCCAAACATTAATCAAAATCAttcaaaatgcaacaaaatTCTAAATTCAACATCTACTGCAGTACTTCCTAGTTTGGGTTCAGGACATTGTTATGGTGCCGTTTCTTTCTTGTTATAAGCAATTCCAGTCCAAACTGCAATACTGCTTGTTATAATACTGACTCTTCGATGGGGGATCAGGGTTCAGTCCCCCTGCCAGGAAAGTGCTCCGTGCTATAGAGTCTTGGGTATGACTCGTAACACCACATTTGtctacctctgtaacatgatcAAAATTGTAAGTTGTCTATCAGGATAAGAGCATCAAATGTACTATTCTTTTCACACTTAGGTTATGATAGTTTGCAGTATGCAGAGAAAttcactgttgttttttctttttatagcaATATACTGTATCTATTACTGCTACTTATaacatataatatatttatgctTGCAATGCATGGGGTATAAATATGCATACATGTTCACTCAACCTATTTATATAATGATGCAAGAGATTATTTTACATAtagtaaaatgttatatattaaGTCCTCTGGTCCAGGCACCAGAGAAAGGTGCTCTGTGActttaatcttatttttaaatgagccATCATGAAGGGGCAGGCGGTGCATCAGCTATAAAGATTTGAAAGTCTAAAGACAAATTTGGACCAGACGGTTAGATTCACTGACCATATCAATGCCATATGGCACAGCTAGAAGGCATCTCCTCCTGCTGTGGGAACTAGGAAAAACAACATTGTTTTTGGCCTTAGTGAGTCACGAGGAATGACTCTTAGCCACCTCACACCATGACCCAAGCCCACTCAGAGATAGCTTCACGACCCAAGCCCACTCACGGATAGTTTCAAAACCTAAGATCAATCAGAGATAGCTTCATGGACTCATAGAGCCCCACTGGGGTTTCAGGCCAGTGGAGTTCTACAGGTTTCTGCTTAACATAACACTTAACGGCAGCAGCACTTTATCATTGTGGTGCGTGGAGACCGAGTGTAACGATGAGCTATTTTCTGGCCTGTTGAGTTCACAACACTGCTGGTGTCCATGCTTCCACCCTCCCCATATAGCCCAGGGCGGCTGGAGTCCCTCTGAGTCCCGACACGCCACACACTGATTAGATTAACTCCAGCTCCGGCACTCGCCACGGAGATCAATAGAGCTGGGATTACGTAACGCCGGggaagtgggggaggggtggcacAGCAGGGGAAAGAGATGGTTGCCAGCGGTAgcatacaaagagaagagcacAGGGGGAAGAGGACAGGAAGTGATCATGGTAGTAATTAACATGCAATGCCTCTTCCCCAACTCCATCTGCTTGTGTTGTGAGGTCTGGTGATTTGTGCGACAGAAGGGAGACAAAAATTCAgacatagagaaagagagagagagagagagagagagagagagagagagagagagagagagagagagaacaataaacaaagcaTAGTAAATCCTTTGCTGCCAATAGCACTGAAACTAAATATCACATTGATTGAAGTCCTTCCTTACCCccatcttaatcttaatctgaTGGCAGTGTCAGAGAGCTCCCACAATGCCAAATCAGCCTGTTTCTGTTGCAACAAGATTTGCTTTCAATGAAATGCTCACTAGTATGTGACAAATACTTCACAGTCCTTCAGCATCGTGGGATTACACCACAGTGCTTTTAGTCTCTCTTAACCTTGTACACTATAACTCAGTCATGCTGTTTTATGGAGGCTCATGTCTAAGAGATTCCTAGCTCTGCCCACACACCTCCCATATCTCACACACCTGTCGCTAATGAGCTTGCTCCCTGTTCCCTGCTCCAGCTCCCATAGCCTGCGGGTTTACATCTGTCCCCGTCCCGCACCCCCTCAGTCTTAACTGCAGGCCTCTCAGAGTTGGGGAGGTTGAGGAGGTTGCTGACCAGAGAGGAAAAGCAGGGCCTCTTCACACACCAAGGGAGCCACAGCCAGGATTCTGGGTGTCCCAGGAAATCTCAACAGGAATTAGAAGTGAGGGAAAAAAGGACAAAGATGCAGGACCAAGGGTCTCTTCACCCATGGTTGTACTGCTGGGAAAGAAGGCTTTCTGCATTTGTAAGTTCAAAAACTGATCTTCTATTCCTCACCTCTGAAACAATTTCTATAGTCCCCGCAAACTTCCAtgtgtatttgcacattttttgtgcttacttatatatatatataagtaagCACAAAAAATgtgctatatataaatatatatgtgtgtgtgtgtgtgtgtgtgtatatatatatatatgtgtgtgtgtgtgtgtgtgtgtgtgtgtgtatatatatatatatatatatgtgtgtgtgtgtgtgtgtgtgtgtgtgtgtatatatatatatatatgtgtgtgtgtgtgtgtgtgtgtgtatatatatatatatgtgtgtgtgtgtgtgtgtatatatatatatatatatatatgtgtgtgtgtgtgtatatatatatatatatatatgtgtgtgtgtgtgtgtgtgtgtgtgtgtgtgtgtgtgtgtgtgtatatatatatatgtgtgtgtgtgtgtgtgtgtgtgtgtgtgtgtgtgtatatatatatatatgtgtgtgtgtgtgtgtgtatatatatatatatgtgtgtgtgtgtgtgtgtgtgtgtgtgtgtgtgtgtgtgtgtgtgtgtgtgtgtgtgtgtgtatatatatatatatatatatgtgtgtgtgtgtgtgtgtgtgtgtgtgtgtgtgtgtgtgtgtgtgtgtgtgtgggtgatgagGCAGCTGAAGAGGGAGATCTGGCACAATGCCACTACTGATGtaaatccttctctctgtccttagGGGAGGAAAGTGGGAAATCTTAGAactgtgaaaacagaaaagcGGCTTTAGGATAACATGAACAGTAAATGTCATGAGATTCCCTAAGATGGGCTTGGTCTCTCTAGCCTTGAGTTGGAGAGCTGACTGTGACATTCACTAGAAAGACTCTGACCCCCACAGAGGTGTTTGGCTTGTTTTGGTTATGCTTCCGAACATGTGTTAAAAGCTCTGCTGTTTTGTCTGGGCTGGTATCTGAAGCCTCTGCTCCTGACCTCCGCTACGATCCTGGTGGTGGCTCATGTCCCAGCTATCATCATATAGCATGCATGCTGAGTATTGTCCtgtgaatattgttattgtttgtacTTAATTTTTTTGCTATACATTAAGTGATAATGTATATAGGAAATAGCTGTTGAGGTGTAGAAGGAGAGAGCTGGGAACTGCTTTGCCGTCTCACAAACCCATTAACCAAGCAGAACTTTCAGCCAGCAGCAGATATCCTGAACTTGGAGAGGATGTGAAAGAGCAGGGCCAACAAGTCATTGCTTGCGACAAGCCAGGCTCCAGTCAAGGTCTCATTCACACATGTGGTGTTCTTGTTTCAAGAACAGcttaggagaaaaaaaagtgtagcGTAGTACTCACCGTGTACTCTGGGTTTTGCCGGCAGGTTGAATATATACGGATAGCAGAGaaatagagacacagagagagaggtagagaaaaggagaaatggagaaacgGAGATatagagagggacagagggagagatgaagggtaggagagagagagagacagagaggtgtgaAAATTATGCGAAAAAGTGAATGGGATTCACAGATGGTACATGCAAAATCCAAACAAAGGATTGTCACTGAATTGGATTATTAATTTTCCACAGTTTCCATGACATTATGAGTGAGAAACTAGACCTAGTGAGCCTTATAAAAAATGGTATATAATGGTGTATAATGCTGTATAATGGTGTATAATGCTGTATAATGCTGTATAATGGTGTATAATGCTGTATAATGGTTTATAATGCTGTATAATGCTGTATAATGGCATATAATGCTGTATAATGCTGTATAATGGTGTATGTTTGCTAAATTCATCTTACTCAGCATTCTCATAATTCTcataaacaatgtaaacaaacgCCACAGAAATTTTAGAAATCTTAGAAATGTTTCTCACTAATTTTACTATATGATGTAAACACGACAAAAGCACCAAAAGGGGCACAAAATTATACTCATCATAATTATGCATAATTATCTACATTGTATGATATTGTAAGGTAGCACTAAGATACCTAAGAAAGCTGTCTAGCTGAGGAAGAAGCTTGAATATAGGGTAATGTCAAAGAAATACCCAAGCGTAGAGTTGCCTGGTGTCTGCTATGTGGTAACCGTGTGGCTTGGACTGTCTGTCCCTGCCTGTGCAGCTAGGGGTCAGGGCGCAGGCATTACCAGTGATGGTGTAGGGGTAATAGTTCCATGCTTTCTCTGTCACATAGAAAATCTTGGGAACCACTGCACGTGCCCAGCTGGGCAGCTTGctggaagagaaagaaagcgagagagagagagagagagag
It encodes the following:
- the pitpnc1a gene encoding cytoplasmic phosphatidylinositol transfer protein 1 isoform X1, with protein sequence MLMKEYRICMPLTVEEYRIGQLYMISKHSHEQSERGEGVEVVQNEPFEDPTHGPGQFTEKRVYLNNKLPSWARAVVPKIFYVTEKAWNYYPYTITEYTCSFLPKFSIHIETKYEDNNGINDNIFDDPRDEDTEVCFIDIAYDEIPERYYKESEDPRCFKSEKTARGLLQEGWRDTQDPIMCSYKLVKVKFEVWGLQTRVEQFVHKVIRDVLSLGHRQAFAWVDEWIDMTMEEVREYERATQEATNKKLGTFPPAISISETPLPACARGGPSSAPSTPLSTEAPDFLSVPKDRPRKKSAPETLTLPDPGRRDSGYRFPSLFSWGSSSPQPE
- the pitpnc1a gene encoding cytoplasmic phosphatidylinositol transfer protein 1 isoform X2: MISKHSHEQSERGEGVEVVQNEPFEDPTHGPGQFTEKRVYLNNKLPSWARAVVPKIFYVTEKAWNYYPYTITEYTCSFLPKFSIHIETKYEDNNGINDNIFDDPRDEDTEVCFIDIAYDEIPERYYKESEDPRCFKSEKTARGLLQEGWRDTQDPIMCSYKLVKVKFEVWGLQTRVEQFVHKVIRDVLSLGHRQAFAWVDEWIDMTMEEVREYERATQEATNKKLGTFPPAISISETPLPACARGGPSSAPSTPLSTEAPDFLSVPKDRPRKKSAPETLTLPDPGRRDSGYRFPSLFSWGSSSPQPE